A DNA window from Zingiber officinale cultivar Zhangliang chromosome 3A, Zo_v1.1, whole genome shotgun sequence contains the following coding sequences:
- the LOC122051409 gene encoding uncharacterized protein OsI_027940-like yields MSRSPEVKWAQRIDKVYITVLLPDARDVKVNQEPDGTFTFSATAGAASNFYELKLELFDKVNKEESKINVGVRSIFCVIEKAEKQWWKKLVGGEGKTPHYVKVDWDKWVDEDDDGIFLRVILFVMFFFKKMVLPYTCFSIIV; encoded by the exons ATGAG TCGATCCCCTGAGGTCAAGTGGGCACAACGTATTGACAAGGTCTACATCACTGTACTATTGCCTGATGCAAGAGACGTGAAAGTTAATCAAGAACCTGATGGCACTTTCACTTTCTCTGCCACAGCTGGTGCTGCAAGTAACTTTTATGAATTAAAATTGGAACTTTTTGATAAAGTAAATAAAGAG GAAAGCAAAATTAATGTAGGGGTCAGGTCTATCTTTTGTGTGATTGAAAAAGCAGAGAAGCAGTGGTGGAAGAAACTAGTAGGTGGCGAGGGAAAGACTCCTCACTATGTGAAAGTTGATTGGGATAAGTGGgttgatgaagatgatgatgGTATATTCCTCCGTGTTAttttgtttgttatgtttttttttaaaaaaatggtacTACCATATACTTGTTTTTCGATCATAGTGTGA